A segment of the Desulfitobacterium dehalogenans ATCC 51507 genome:
CTGAATAAGCGAGCTTGACAATTGTTGACAGCATGCCATAACAACAACCGCCCAGAAAAACTGTTAACGCATAATGCCAACTTTTTATAAGAATTACCCCTTTCTCAAAAAACACCACATCCTAAAAAGGTTTTAAAGATATAACTTAACATTGTTTGCAGTGAATATCAAGGCAGATGCTTCTTGTAGTTGGAATCATCCGGAGTTTCTTGTTTTCCAACCGTTTTTTATTTACATCCAGTTCAAGGGCCTGCTTGGGTTTTTGTATTTCCTCCGCCGACTGTTTCAGATTGTCGCGCTCCCGGTCAGCCGTTCTCTTCCGGCAGCGACACCTTCAACCCTTTGCCGATCTCAATAAAGTTGTTAAGCACCAGTTTTTCAGTTGGTGTATAATCGTATTAATACATTACTAGATATAAAATATCGGAGGATATCAATGATTTATCGAAACGCTGTTCTTAGTGACATACCTGCTATTGCAGAATTACAGAAAAAATATCATATTGCCACCATTAGTGAAAAGGACAAGCCGGATGGCTTCGTCACCACCTTATTTACAGAAGAGCAGTTTAAAGAATTAATTGAAAAAGAAAATGGAATTACAGTCGCCTTTGACAACAAGAAAATCGTGGCTTATGCCATGGCTGCCTCCTGGGAGTATTGGGCTAAATGGCCTCTTTTTCAACATATGATTAAGGATTTGAAGAATACGGAATATAAAGGGAATATCCTTTCGACAATAAACTCTTATCAGTATGGGCCGATTTGTATTGACAAAGATTACAGGGGTACGGAAGTGCTCCTGAAGGTTTTTGATTTTTCCAGACGGCAAATGAGTCAAAAATATCCGATCCTGATCACCTTTATTAATCAGATCAATCCTAGGTCATATTATGCTCATACTAAAAAACTTGGTCTTGACGTCATTAAAAAGTTTGAGTTTAACAATAATACATACTATGAACTGGGTTGTGAAACTTCCTTTTAGCGATGCCTCCCCAGAGGGAGTTTCTGGGACTGTTATCTATCCGTTAGAATTCTTGAGTAAAGAAAAAGGGGCCTACCCATCTTGTGCGCCGGCACTTGTGGGTAGGCCTTTTCTATAGAATCACTTCATGAAGAGATAACGGTTTAAAGATTCTCCGTTTCATACATATTTCCGATGACTTTGCCCGTCGGGAGGATGTCGGCATCCTTCGCTGGGGAACCTTTTAGAGATATAAGCTCAAAGGCCGCCTGGGATTCATTCCAGTGAACTTTGTAAATCTCATAGTCGATGAGAACCAAATCCGCTTCATAGACATCCGTGCCATCCTCATCCCTTAAACCGGTCCATTGCAGCAACTCATATTTCTCAACAGGATCCCAGGACTTCGTGGGTATGCTTACGGCAAAGGGATTGCAGCTTTGGATATCAAAACTAATGGCTTGGGGATTATGCATTTTCTTGGACACTTTATTCCATACGCGAAATTTCAGTAATTTCAAACCGACGCCTCCTTAACCTTTTAATGAATACAACCATTAATACGGATAAGGAAGCAGATTTTAAGAGTAAATAACAATGGTAATTATTTCTTTACGTGGTAAGAGAAGAGTTTGGTGGGATTCTTCGACGATATAATTCCCCGAAAGCAGCGCCGCCTAATATCAGAAGAGCGCCAAGGATTTGGACTAAGCTTAATCTTTCCCCAAGGAGAGCGGCCGAAAAAAGCAAGGCGGAAAGAGGCTCCAGATAACCGCAAATAGCTACGGTCTGCACCGGCAAATTGCCGATGGAGGAAAAATAGAAATAACAGCCGATACCGGTATTGACAATGCCCAAGATCAGAATAGGAATCCAATCTTCCGCCGCAATATGGACGGCAAGGCCCTGCTTCAGGCAAAGGAAGAGGAAGACGGTGGCAAAGCTTGCCATCAGCTGCAACATAGAGTTTTCAAGTCCGGTTATACTGACCGCCTTTTTATTGAAGATCACCATAATCGCATACATCACTGCGGATAATAGCCCGCACATCAATCCGAAAAGGGTCTTCTCCTCAGTCATCGCTTGGCCGGAAACAAAGAGCATACCTACCAGCACGGCAAGAAAGCCTAAAAGCTTAGCACTTGTCATCCTTTCCTTGAAAAGAAGAGGGGAAAGGACCATGACAATCACAGGGCCGCAATAATAGGCAAGGGTGGCAATGCTCACACCGATTTGGGTATACGCTTCATAAAGGAACATCCAGCTGGCGCCCATGGCTACCCCGGATAGGCTCAGATAGAGAAGATGGGATTTATTACCTAAAAACCCCATCTTCTGTTTGGAAAAACCAAAGACAAGAGCTAGAAACAAGCTTCCTATAAGTGTTCTTGTAAATACAATTTCATAACTGCTTAAAGAAATATGACTGGCCACAATTCCGTTGAAGCCGAACAAAAGCAAGGATGCTATGTATTTGATATACGACCTATTCATGGGTGTCTCCATTTCCGTTGTATCGCTTATGAGTAGATCATGATCTTGACCTATACGGCATGACAACGGAGAAAGTATATCATATTTCTAAACGCTGGAAAAGCAAATCTTAACCTTTCAATTCAGCCAGCAACTCCTTGGCACAGGCAAGGTAATAGTGGCGGCCATTGGCGCTGGTCTCCATATGACCGAGGCTCATGAGTCCCTGGGCTTTGTATTTCTTAGCTTGTTTATGGGAAGGGTCCGTAGCAATCAATAGATCAGCAAGGACGATACCCCATTGATAATCCTGGCTATCCAAGGCCTGGCGGATGGCGGTTAGAACAGTCTCTTCTCCTCCCATCAGTGCAATGGTTTTTTGACTTGTTCCTCTTGATACACTGTGGTCGGCGGCACCATAGCGTATTGCCCCTCCCCTTGAACCTTGCCTTCCCGAATCCCGAGGCCTTGGGTAATGATCTCCTCGTCGCTGAGTTGGTAGCCGAACTGTCGGGTACCGCGCTGATTGAGCACATCTTGGAGGGCATTCATTCGTCCCAGGACAGGTTTGTAAGGAGCAAAAGCAATGATTTCCGGATCGCTGTCCATGAAGGCGCCGGCCCCCCCACGGTGATCCGGATGACCGTGGGTGTAGATGATGGTCTTAACCGGTTTGTCGGTATACCGGGCGATAAGAGATTTGAGGGTTTTGGCCCGTTCATCGCTGTCCAGGGTGTCGATCAGAATGACTGAATTTTCGGCGATAATAAAGCCTGCATTGCTCTGGGAATAGGCTATAAGGCTTGATCACTTTTTGAGGATAAAGTGCTATATAAATGTTATAATAGTAAGGATTTATAGTTAATTTGTATTGTGTCAGGTGATATGAGGGAGGCAAAGCTTTTCATGGAGTTCATAGTACCCTTTCTTTTCGTATTTATGATTGTTTTCATGAGCATACCTTTATTGGAAAAGCTTGCGGTGAAGTGGAACTTTATTGATAAACCTACGGAAAGAAAAAAACATAAACGCCCCGTTCCTTTACTGGGCGGAGTAGGGATTTTTTTAGGCTTTATGAGTGGTTACTTAGTTTTCGTAAGACCGATAAATAAGCAATCCATGGCCATCATGATCGCTTCTGCTCTCGTCTTATTGATTGGACTGCTTGACGACTGGTATAAAACTCTTGGCAAGGAGTTTCCGGCGTTACCCAGACTCTTGGTTCATATCATTGCGGCCTGGATTGTGTTTTCTTCCGGGATCGTTTTCTACGGCTTTACGAACCCCTTGACACATAACTACATTGTATTGCCTTATATAGTTCAGCTTATCTTAAGTATCATGTGGATTGTAGGGGTTACTACGGTGATCAATTGGTCAGATGGCATTGACGGTCTGGCGGGAATTTTATCTGCTATTGCAGGTGCCACGCTTTACGTGGCCGCCTTGGCAAAGGGACAAGGGGATTCGGCATTGCTTTCGGCATTGCTGGTCGGAGCAGCCTTGGGATTCCTAAGATATAATAAACACCCCGCGAGGATCTTTATGGGGGATTCGGGTGCCAATTTTCTCGGGTTCATTCTTGCCATTGTCGCTTTAAGCGGCGCTTTTAAACAGGCTACCCTAGTCTCCTTGAGTATTCCCATACTTGCTCTCGGAGTCCCGATTTTTGATAATCTTATCGTGGTCTTTAAGAGATTTTCTCGTGGGGAATCCATCTACAAGGCGGATGCAACGCAAATCCATCATCGCTTGATTTCTTCCGGTCTCAACCCCAAACAAACAGTAGCCTTTATCAGTTTGATGAGTGTATGCTTCAGTTTGTTATCTATTATTATTCTGCTGTTAGATATTTAAAAGGCAGCTGCCCAATGAACGGTAAGGTTCATAAGGCAGCTGCCTTTTTTCCTACATAAACTAAAGTTTTTTGATCAGGGCACTTATGGTATTAGCATCCTTGTCTTCCCCATAGAACTCGATTTGAAAGCCGTCGAAGAGGTAACGCATGGTATAGATATCCTCGAACTCCGAATCTTGACCGAAACTATCGGGCATTCCCAGTTTGTCACTGACCTCATTAAAGGCCTCGCCGATTTTTACTCCTAAGATTTCCTGCTGGCCCTCAAGGAAGATTTCCGAAGAAATGGCCTCATTATTAAAAAGAATCAAGGTATTGTCAAGATTAATCTGAGTGGCCTCAGCGGCTCCCCCCTCTTCAGTCTCTACGGGCACTTTTTGGGATTCAACCTTGGTAATCTTTTCGACTTCAGCAAGGGGTTTGCCTAAGAGACTTAAAGTGGGATGATTCTCAGCGTAGACCTTAACAACGGCCTTTTTAGCTTCTTCAGCACTGGTATAAGCATCTTCGTTGAAGACATAGGTGCTCCAGGTCGTTGGCTCCGGGTCATTTACCGACTTCATCTCCAGATAATAGATATCTTTATTAATGTAGCTGGCCACTTTGTAAGGCTCTTTGTCTTCACTATTAATAAAAATATCCAAAAGCAGTTCGACACTATCATAATAGACTTTCCCGGTTTTGCTATGAACAAAATCGACGACTGGAGCTCTGCCATTCACCATATGTTGAAAAGCATAGATAGTCTGATCACCAACTTTTGCTTCTTTCAAAAAAGCTACAGTATGTTCTGTCTTGGCTAAGAGTTCTTGATAGAGAACCCGGAGAGCTTCCTCTTGACTCAGAGTAGAAGAATGAGTGGGTGATGTTGCTCCAATGGGAGAATCCACACCCTTACTTCCACCGCAGCCTGTCAGGAGCATCGTTATTCCAATTAATGTGGCTAGGAGCGCTTTTCTCACGGTATCACCTTCCCCTCCTGTTACTCTTCATGTCATTATTTCGACACACTTAGGATTAAATCCTTTATCCTTTTTCAGCAAGATACTTACTTTTCTTGGTAGGGAAATTTGATTTTAGTATTTACAAAATAAAGTTTATCGCTTACACTATAACCACAGTGCATTACATGACTAACGTACTGTGGCACATATGATTCCGGAGGTGAGGGCGATCATTTTAAATTCAGATAGTATTAAGCCTATCTATCTTCAAATCGCCGAGTGGCTTGAAGCAGAGATCTTAAAAGGCAACCTCACAGAAGATGAACGCATCTATTCACAGTATCAACTGGCGGAGATATTTACGATCAATCCGGCTACTGCAGCGAAAGGTCTTAATCTTCTTGCCGAGGAAG
Coding sequences within it:
- a CDS encoding GntR family transcriptional regulator, producing MIPEVRAIILNSDSIKPIYLQIAEWLEAEILKGNLTEDERIYSQYQLAEIFTINPATAAKGLNLLAEEGIVYKKRGLGMFVSPHAKSYILQKRKNQILGQMIRDLVDEAVRLGVQRKELLDMIERAHQEVEEEKE
- a CDS encoding GNAT family acetyltransferase encodes the protein MIYRNAVLSDIPAIAELQKKYHIATISEKDKPDGFVTTLFTEEQFKELIEKENGITVAFDNKKIVAYAMAASWEYWAKWPLFQHMIKDLKNTEYKGNILSTINSYQYGPICIDKDYRGTEVLLKVFDFSRRQMSQKYPILITFINQINPRSYYAHTKKLGLDVIKKFEFNNNTYYELGCETSF
- a CDS encoding DMT family transporter, producing the protein MNRSYIKYIASLLLFGFNGIVASHISLSSYEIVFTRTLIGSLFLALVFGFSKQKMGFLGNKSHLLYLSLSGVAMGASWMFLYEAYTQIGVSIATLAYYCGPVIVMVLSPLLFKERMTSAKLLGFLAVLVGMLFVSGQAMTEEKTLFGLMCGLLSAVMYAIMVIFNKKAVSITGLENSMLQLMASFATVFLFLCLKQGLAVHIAAEDWIPILILGIVNTGIGCYFYFSSIGNLPVQTVAICGYLEPLSALLFSAALLGERLSLVQILGALLILGGAAFGELYRRRIPPNSSLTT
- a CDS encoding YopX family protein, with the translated sequence MKLLKFRVWNKVSKKMHNPQAISFDIQSCNPFAVSIPTKSWDPVEKYELLQWTGLRDEDGTDVYEADLVLIDYEIYKVHWNESQAAFELISLKGSPAKDADILPTGKVIGNMYETENL
- a CDS encoding MBL fold metallo-hydrolase — encoded protein: MAYSQSNAGFIIAENSVILIDTLDSDERAKTLKSLIARYTDKPVKTIIYTHGHPDHRGGAGAFMDSDPEIIAFAPYKPVLGRMNALQDVLNQRGTRQFGYQLSDEEIITQGLGIREGKVQGEGQYAMVPPTTVYQEEQVKKPLH
- a CDS encoding MraY family glycosyltransferase, with translation MEFIVPFLFVFMIVFMSIPLLEKLAVKWNFIDKPTERKKHKRPVPLLGGVGIFLGFMSGYLVFVRPINKQSMAIMIASALVLLIGLLDDWYKTLGKEFPALPRLLVHIIAAWIVFSSGIVFYGFTNPLTHNYIVLPYIVQLILSIMWIVGVTTVINWSDGIDGLAGILSAIAGATLYVAALAKGQGDSALLSALLVGAALGFLRYNKHPARIFMGDSGANFLGFILAIVALSGAFKQATLVSLSIPILALGVPIFDNLIVVFKRFSRGESIYKADATQIHHRLISSGLNPKQTVAFISLMSVCFSLLSIIILLLDI
- a CDS encoding alkyl sulfatase dimerization domain-containing protein, translating into MGGEETVLTAIRQALDSQDYQWGIVLADLLIATDPSHKQAKKYKAQGLMSLGHMETSANGRHYYLACAKELLAELKG